The Myxococcus fulvus genomic sequence AGCGTCTCCGACGACTTCTTCTCCCTCGGTGGCCACTCCCTCCTCGCCACCCAGGTCGTCTCCCGCATCCGCAAGGCCTTCCAGGTCGAGCTGCCTCTGCGTGCGCTCATCGAAGCGCCGACCATTGGGGAGCTTGCGCAGCGGGTCGAGGCAGCCCTGAGTGAGGGTCCGTCCAACACGCGACCTCCGCTGGTGGCGGCGCCTCGTACCGGACCGCTGCCGCTGTCCTTCGCTCAGCAGCGACTGTGGTTCCTCGACAGGCTGGAGCCCAACAACGCCTCCTACAACATCCACTCGGGCAAGTTGCTCGATGGCCACCTGGATACGGCCGCGCTGGAGCGGGCGCTCCAGGAACTGGTGCAGCGACACGAGGCGCTGCGCACCTCGTTCCACGTGCAGGAGGACGGCACCGCGGTCCAGGTCATCCATCCGCACGCCGAGCTGTCGGTCCCCGTCATCGACCTGCGACATTTGACGGGTCCCGCGCTGGACGCGGAGGTGGGGCGGTTGACCTCCGAGGAGTCCGGCAAGCCGTTCAACCTGGCGAACTCGCCCCTGCTGCGTGCGTCCTTGTTGCGCGTGACGGAAGAGAGCCACGTGCTCCTCGTCACGGTGCACCACATCGTCTCTGACGGCTGGTCCAACGGCATCCTGCTGCGCGAAGTCGGCGCGCTCTACGAGGCGTTCTCCCAGGGACGTCCGTCTCCGCTCGCGCCGCTGGAGTTCCAGTACGCGGACTACGCGCTGTGGCAGCGCGGCTGGCTGAAGGACGAGGCACTGGAACAGCAGCTCTCCTGGTGGAGACAGCAGCTCGCCGGCGCTCCACATGCGCTGGAGCTTCCGACCGACCGACCGCGACCGCCCGTGCAGACACATGTCGGCGCAACGCTGCCCGTCCACCTGAGCACCGAGCTGACCGAGTCACTCCGTGCGCTGTGCAAGCGCGAGGGCGTCACGCCCTTCATGGTGCTGCTCGCCGCGTTCCACACATTGCTGGCGAGGTACTCGGGCCAGGACGACATCGTCGTCGGCTCGCCCATCGCCAACCGGCAGCAGACGGAATTGGAGGGCATCGTCGGGTTCTTCGCCAACACGCTCGCCCTGCGTGCACGGCTGACCGGCACGATGTCGTTCCGCGAGCTGCTCGCTCAGCTCAAGGAGACGACGCTCGGCGCCTATGCACACCAGGATGTGCCGTTCGAGAAGCTCGTCGATGAGCTGAAGCCCGAGCGTGACCTGAGCCGTTCGCCGCTGTTCCAGGTGATGCTCGCGTTGCAGAACACGCCGCGACAGGCTCGTGGTGAGCCTCGTCGTGAGGAGCCGGCCCCCGCGCCGGGCCCCATGACCGTCACCCACGGCAGCGCCAAGTTCGACTTGTCACTGCTGCTCGCGGACCACGGCGACGACATCAGCGGTCTGCTCGAGTTCAACACCGACCTGTTCACGCCGGCCACCGCCATGCGGATGGGCGCGCACTTGCAGCGACTGTTGCAGTCCGCCGTCCGCGACCCCAGCCAGTCCATCTGGCGACTGCCGATGCTCGATGCACAGGAGCGCCAGCAGATCCTCGTCACCTGGAATGACACGTCGGGCGAGTCGCATGTCGTCGCGACGATGCATGGGCCGGTGGAGGCACAGGTGCGTCGCACGCCTGACGCCATCGCGCTCTCCGACGGTACGCGCTCGCTCACCTACTCGGCGCTCGACGCCCGCTCCAATCAGCTCGCTCACCACCTGCTCGCCCTCGGGGTCTCTCCTGGCAGCGCCGTCGGCATCTGCCTCGACAAGTCCCTCGACATGGCCGTCGCCGTCCTCGCCACCCTCAAGGCCGGCGCCTTCTACGTCGCTCTCGACCCCAACTACCCCCCTGAGCGTCTGGCCTTCATGCTCGCGGACACCCGCGCGCCTGTCGTCCTCACCCACTCCTCCCTCTCCTCCGTCCTCCCCTCCTCCTCCTCCGCTCGACGCATCCTCGTCGACTCCGAGGCCGATGCGGTGGCGCTGCGCCCCACGGTGGGGCCAGCCATCCACGTCTCGCCCGAGGACATCGCCTACGTCATCTA encodes the following:
- a CDS encoding condensation domain-containing protein, whose product is SVSDDFFSLGGHSLLATQVVSRIRKAFQVELPLRALIEAPTIGELAQRVEAALSEGPSNTRPPLVAAPRTGPLPLSFAQQRLWFLDRLEPNNASYNIHSGKLLDGHLDTAALERALQELVQRHEALRTSFHVQEDGTAVQVIHPHAELSVPVIDLRHLTGPALDAEVGRLTSEESGKPFNLANSPLLRASLLRVTEESHVLLVTVHHIVSDGWSNGILLREVGALYEAFSQGRPSPLAPLEFQYADYALWQRGWLKDEALEQQLSWWRQQLAGAPHALELPTDRPRPPVQTHVGATLPVHLSTELTESLRALCKREGVTPFMVLLAAFHTLLARYSGQDDIVVGSPIANRQQTELEGIVGFFANTLALRARLTGTMSFRELLAQLKETTLGAYAHQDVPFEKLVDELKPERDLSRSPLFQVMLALQNTPRQARGEPRREEPAPAPGPMTVTHGSAKFDLSLLLADHGDDISGLLEFNTDLFTPATAMRMGAHLQRLLQSAVRDPSQSIWRLPMLDAQERQQILVTWNDTSGESHVVATMHGPVEAQVRRTPDAIALSDGTRSLTYSALDARSNQLAHHLLALGVSPGSAVGICLDKSLDMAVAVLATLKAGAFYVALDPNYPPERLAFMLADTRAPVVLTHSSLSSVLPSSSSARRILVDSEADAVALRPTVGPAIHVSPEDIAYVIYTSGSTGIPKGIVMPHRALSFLLSWQIRQSPNPLAVTLQFASLNFDVSIQ